From Erigeron canadensis isolate Cc75 chromosome 8, C_canadensis_v1, whole genome shotgun sequence, one genomic window encodes:
- the LOC122610330 gene encoding uncharacterized protein LOC122610330: protein MESHVEVSRVVDVCRKICRTWNWTSNGGVCSKGTRIIIGWNTDVVDLMVISQTEQVMHTQVIFKQDKKSLFCSFVYARNYYKEKRMLWADLCKHKGFVRDQPWVILGDFNSSLNLDDNYSSSSNITIGMRDFKECVEEIEVMDINCYGLHYTWNQKPKHGTGIFKKIDRVMGNMRFIDDFPAACAIFQPYRISDHSPCVLKLPSISRSKPKPFKFSNLLIHIEGFLEALRKEWETEIGGHYMFRATQKLNAIKKPMRKMLHDMGNLHARVDMFRTELDAAQVSIDHDPSDPHLREQEASCLKLFHQAKLDEERFLKQKAKIEWLEAGDANSAFFHRSLKYKNHRSRIEVIKDANGVLHEGGDAPLALVDHYKNILGVEDNNSLKVPHHIFQKTLNHGRATYTVRSVSNEEIRKAMLSSRWLHICVF, encoded by the coding sequence ATGGAGTCTCATGTAGAGGTTAGTCGTGTGGTTGATGTTTGTAGAAAGATATGTAGAACATGGAATTGGACATCAAACGGTGGTGTATGTTCCAAGGGAACACGTATCATTATTGGATGGAATACGGATGTGGTGGACCTTATGGTTATTTCTCAAACGGAACAGGTAATGCACACACAAGTGATCTTCAAGCAGGACAAAAAAAGCTTGTTTTGCTCTTTTGTTTATGCTCgtaattattataaagaaaagaGGATGCTATGGGCTGATTTGTGTAAGCATAAGGGGTTTGTTCGTGATCAGCCATGGGTTATACTGGGTGATTTCAATTCTTCTCTGAATTTGGACGATAATTACTCGAGTTCATCTAACATAACTATTGGTATGCGAGATTTTAAGGAATGTGTTGAAGAGATTGAAGTCATGGACATTAATTGTTATGGGTTACACTACACATGGAACCAGAAACCCAAACATGGTACGGGTATCTTTAAGAAGATTGATCGTGTTATGGGCAATATGAGATTCATAGATGATTTTCCAGCTGCATGTGCTATTTTTCAGCCATATAGAATATCTGATCATTCTCCATGTGTGTTGAAGCTGCCTTCTATTTCAAGATCGAAGCCGAaaccttttaaattttcaaatcttCTTATTCACATAGAAGGATTTCTTGAGGCTTTAAGGAAAGAATGGGAGACTGAAATTGGTGGCCATTATATGTTTCGGgccacacaaaaacttaacgcTATAAAAAAACCCATGCGTAAAATGTTACATGATATGGGAAACTTGCATGCCCGTGTTGACATGTTTCGGACAGAATTAGATGCTGCTCAAGTGTCCATAGATCATGATCCATCTGACCCTCATTTACGTGAGCAGGAAGCTAGTTGTCTTAAACTGTTTCATCAAGCTAAATTAGATGAGGAAAGGTTTCTGAAACAAAAGGCAAAAATCGAGTGGTTAGAAGCTGGAGATGCGAATTCAGCTTTCTTTCATAGATCCTTGAAGTATAAAAACCATAGAAGTAGAATTGAAGTAATTAAGGATGCAAATGGTGTACTTCATGAAGGAGGAGATGCTCCTTTGGCTCTAGTTGATCACTACAAAAACATTCTTGGAGTGGAGGATAATAACTCGCTGAAAGTCCCCCATCATATTTTCCAAAAAACATTGAATCATGGGCGAGCAACTTATACGGTGCGGTCAGTATCAAATGAAGAAATTCGCAAGGCAATGTTATCGTCCAGATGGTTACACATCTGCGTTTTTTAA